The following nucleotide sequence is from Salvia splendens isolate huo1 chromosome 2, SspV2, whole genome shotgun sequence.
cacggttactgtttcgtttttacatttgtaatctcattctagttcagtttcctcttttgtattccttcttttgggtggTATTACGCCCGGCTCTTATCTCATGTAATCAGTAGAACCAACAGGATTGAACGAAACTTACCGGAACACAAGGGGAAATCGTCGGATTCGCCGGATTTGCCAAGGAAAATCGCCAAATTCGCCTTAGACTCTTTCTGTCGCGTTTGAATGAGCCTACTGCCTCTCCGTCGACTAATTTAATTCGAATTAAAGACGCATTAGcatcatgcgtctctccctagggcgcatgacgctcatgcgtcgtccgtgaaatttaaaaaaaataaaagacgcatgagggagatgcgtctctacctaagacgcatgaccctcatgcgtcattaaaaaaacgaaaaaaaaatgagagacgcATAATCGTcttgcgtctcattaaaaggagacgcatgagggtcatgcgtctctcttaaaatcggaacaaaaaaaagtctAGTACAAACacccctcatgcgtctctcttaaaatcggaacaaaaaaaagtctAGTACAAACACGGAATTATATCTCTAGTCtagaacaaaagaagaaaaaacccgGTATAGTCGTTCCTTTTTCTTCGACATTTCTCATACCAAAATAATGACTACGAGAGTCGTAGCGAAAGTCGaaaccaacttttcttttttgaaataaaatcatattttgttttgtgttgCGTTTTTATaatcattaattatttaatggatttaatTTGTGAAATCACGCGACAAAAGAGCTGCACTTGGTTCCCATTTCATCTGCTGATGAGTTTGCCATATACTATCACGTTGAATTTTAGTTTTGTCGGTTTCATTTGTATTAAGTGGTATAGTTGTGTAGTTGGTGGCTAAAGGAATTAAGGTAGATTTATTTAAATAGCTAATTTTTTAGCTAATGTCGTGTTGGTTGTGTTTTGGTTTCCTTCTTTAGACATTTTAGTTTTGGACTTACGTTCACTCAAAAATATGAGAGGCGGGTAATCAAaccaaaataaactaaaataagagAGGTGTGCTTGTATATTTATACGGgcttatttagtttatttttaatattttcaaatggaTTATGCGGATGAATCCAAATCTCTTATACACTTGAGTTAGATCGTCAATATAAATTgctataaaaatgataaataacgctaccaaattaaataaactgATGCTAGGATATGATTTGATATTTGGACTAGTTTACCCTTTTTTAGTCAAAACTGCCCgctttatttattcatttattttgtgcCAAAATCGGAATCATGATGCATGTCTTGCTTGTACAATTGAAACGTTTCTGCTTAGTTActattgattttatttaaaaccatGCACTTATATTAATGAAAAATCACGCCGaataaattactactccctaTAAACTTTGTTATTATTATAGTAATGAATTATTAATAGCTCCTAATTAATATAGAGCCGTCGAGCCCCCAGTAGTAATTAATCACCAATTTTATGCTTCAAGAATTTTCTACTAACTGCTCCTTATGTACCTGCGCATTTTTTCCCAACAAACCCAAAATTTTAGAGCAATAAATCGCATCTAAAAGAATGCACTTTTATTAAAGGTGTAATtgcctaattaattaattatccaATATGGGGGTTTCTTGCCTACCGCAACTTTTGACAACCCTCTTAATTAATTATGTGTGTTAATTTCCAAAAACTCGTATGAGATTTCTTACATTTTATGTTTCATTATTATGTTATGCATATATTGATCACATTATAAACGTAATGGAGTACGTGTTTGTAATATTTGTAATGtgaaattaaattcataagcacattaattaaattaaatccataCGAAACATATGGAAActtctccaaattttcaaagTCAAAATTGTTTAATCTTGTTTGGTATTAATGAGAcgcttttcttttaatttgacTTTTTTCACAAGAATTCCCTTCGCGTACATACCACAACTCAAATAGCCATCGTCCCACTAATGACATATTCTAGAAATTTTATATTACATCCAAACCTCATTTCATGCCACCCAAGACAGCTAGGACTGGTCCATGGTCTACTCTTGTTTATCTTGTTTTCCAAGCCTTCAAACATTAGAAATTTGAGTTCCAATTTAACTCTAAACAATTTCTAAACTACTACCCTTTTGGAACCGTCTAGACCtcacaaaatttcaaatttttaggTCAAAACCACATATAAAACTCCCCCCAATTCTATTATCCCTTTCCATATCCccactccctctctctctcataccAAACATCAAGAAAACATATCCATATCCCAACCAAATAAAAGCATACATGGGCACTCTAGTTGGGCATGTGGCACCTGGATTTGGCTTCTTTATCATTGGATTATGGCACTTATTCAACCACATCAAGCTCCATGCCCTCCACCCCCAAAAATACACCTCCTCACCATGGTTCCCTACTTCAAAAATCAAGTATTTGGAGCTCTACTTGATCATGTTAGGAAGCTCCATGTCCATATCCATGGAGCTCTTCATTGGGCCCGAGCGACACCAGCCTCTCGGGCCCGATGGAACCATCCCTTCCAGCCATCTACACAATTTTGAACACTCAAACATATCCCTCACTTTCCTCGTCTATGCCTTGTTCTCAATCTTGCTAGACAAACTCGACCCCCCTGCCCGATACGGCCTCACCAACTTGCTTGGCGCGGTAGCCTTCGGGCAGCAACTCCTCCTCTTCCACCTCCACTCCGCCGACCACATGGGGGTGGAGGGACAATACCATTGGCTACTACAAATTGCAATATTTGTGTCACTTGTCACAACTATTTTAGGCATTAATCACCCTAATAGTTTTTTAAATAGTTTTGTGAGGTCGGTTAGTATATTATTTCAAGGCGTTTGGCTTATGGCTATGGGGTTCATGTTGTGGACCCCTACCCTAATTCCTAAGGGCTGTTTCATGAACATGGAGGAAGGGCACCAAGTGGTCCGGTGCCATGGGGAAGAGACTCTTGAACGTGCTAAGTCGTTAGTGAACATTCAATTTAGTTGGTACGTTGTTGGGGTGATAGTATTTTCCGTGACCCTTTATTTGGTTATGGTCCGATTTTATTCGGAGAAGGTTGAGTACCAATCTCTATCAAAATTCGAGATGCACGATGAGGATGACGTCGAGGCGCAAAAGAAGGCCAATCGAGGTAACGTCGAGCAACGTAAGAGCTTCCTCCAAATTGGAGTGCCGTATGCTGCCATGGACATCCAAAGGTAGAAGTTGGACAATAAATAAGTTTGTTTGAAATAGATAATTTCGTGtgcagattttattttttttggaattgaTGTATTAAGCCCACAATAACGTTGGCTTAGTTGTGAAAATGTGTCATGGGAAAGAAAATGATGTGTGAAAGTGAAATCGCATTAGGTTTCGGTTAATTTGTTTGTACATGTACAGTTCACAAAATCTAAAATAGtgtttctttctcaattgcgTAATTTTTAGTaagtggaaaatatttttaatcgtttacaaaatattaatctatacgccaattttaattttatttgatttcatgACATTTATCgatcatttaattttaaatagcCGTTGGGTTTCTTCCTAATCTCGTTTTACTATTATTAACGCATATACAAGAAAGAAAACGTGGTCGGTAtttatcatatttattattaacaATTAATGCGACCaaagaaatgaaaacataatAGTACTATCAGTACTAATTATCACTAGCGTTGACTTTTGACTCATAATGTGTTTTACACGTATACAGTTTATAACTCCTGCCGGCCAACAATTACTGTTTATACGTATCTTTAAGGTATCTTGAGTTATAAAATACGATCATCtgaataatataaaaatgaatgaTATGCTACGTACCTTACCTGAGTTTCTTATGTGAGCATCACTCTCGTTTGATGTACGTTTAACGTtattcgtttcgatttatatatttaatttaattttaatacattaaaaaatattattgaaatttttaatttcacaaaattcataaaaatcaaagctcgatttgctcgtttattaattaaattgaaattatagagaaaacgagcaaaaaaatgttattgaagtttttaatttcacaaaattcataaaaatcaaagctcaatTTGCtcgtttattaatttaattgaaattatagagaaaacgagcaaattgagctttgatttttgtgaattttgtgaaattaaaacttcaataacattttttaatgtattagaatcaaactaaatatataaatcgaaacgaacaacgtTAACAAACGAGAGTGGTGCTCACATAAAGAGCTCACATGACATATAACATATCATTCCTATGAGTATAATATCCATAAACACAAAATCGTTTACTCTGCAAATTAAACAAGAATATgcttattattaatatattacaCTGAATTATGCGTAAAAAGATTAAGGTACACGTAGCGTAGGTAGCGATTAACTTTTTCTGATTATATATTGACGGCGGAAGGCGGTGGCGCCGCCGGATAGCTGCCACATCATTTAGTCATAAAAGATTTGTCAATTAATACGAAAT
It contains:
- the LOC121768536 gene encoding transmembrane protein 45B-like — encoded protein: MGTLVGHVAPGFGFFIIGLWHLFNHIKLHALHPQKYTSSPWFPTSKIKYLELYLIMLGSSMSISMELFIGPERHQPLGPDGTIPSSHLHNFEHSNISLTFLVYALFSILLDKLDPPARYGLTNLLGAVAFGQQLLLFHLHSADHMGVEGQYHWLLQIAIFVSLVTTILGINHPNSFLNSFVRSVSILFQGVWLMAMGFMLWTPTLIPKGCFMNMEEGHQVVRCHGEETLERAKSLVNIQFSWYVVGVIVFSVTLYLVMVRFYSEKVEYQSLSKFEMHDEDDVEAQKKANRGNVEQRKSFLQIGVPYAAMDIQR